The Chitinimonas sp. BJYL2 genome segment ACACCCTCTTCGTCGATCTCATCCACCAGCACCGTCAGTTTGCGACCGATCTTGGCCTGCAGTTTGGCGGCGCTGATGGCAGCCTGCTTTTCCATGAAGCGGGCTTTGCGCTCCTCGGCCACCTCTGCCGGTACATGGTTAGGCAATTCATTGGCGGTGGCACCCTCGACCGGGGAGTACGTGAAGCACCCCACGCGATCCAGCTGCGCTTCATCAAGGAAGTCGAGTAGCTGCTGGAAATCCGCCTCGGTTTCGCCGGGGAAGCCTGCAATGAAGGTGGAGCGGATGGCGATGTCGGGGCACACATCCCGCCATGCCGCGATGCGCTTGAGGACATTCTCGGCATTGGCCGGGCGCTTCATGGCTTTGAGCACCGAGTGGCTGGCGTGCTGGAACGGGATGTCGAGGTAAGGCAGCACCTTGCCCTCGGCCATCAGTTCAATCACCTCGTCGACATGCGGATAGGGGTAGACGTAATGCATCCGCACCCAGATGCCCAGCTCGCCCAGTTCACGCGCCAGCTCGGTCATTCGCGTCTTGACCGGGCGGCCGTTGTGGAAACCGGTGCGGTACTTCACATCCACGCCATAAGCCGAGGTGTCCTGGGAGATCACCAGTAACTCCTTGACGCCCGCCTTGGCCAGATTTTCGGCCTCGCGCAGGACTTCGTGGACGGGGCGCGAGACCAGATCGCCGCGCATCGAGGGGATGATGCAGAAGGTACAGCGATGGTTGCAGCCTTCGGAAATCTTCAGGTAGGCGTAGTGCTTGGGGGTGAGCTTGATACCCTGCGGCGGGACCAGATCCACGAAAGGATCGTGAGGCTTGGGCAAATGCTCGTGCACCGCCGCCATGACTTCTTGCGTTGCGTGCGGGCCGGTAACCGCCAGCACCGAGGGATGCACGTCGCGAATCTGCTGGCCTCCCGCCTTGGCACCCAGGCAACCCGTAACGATGACCTTGCCGTTCTCGGCCAGCGCCTCGCCAATGGCATCGAGCGATTCGGTAACCGCGCTATCGATGAAGCCACAGGTATTCACCACCACCAGATCGGCATCGTGATAGCTGGGCGAAATCGCATAGCCCTCGGCGCGCAGCTGGGTAAGTATCTGCTCGGAGTCTGTCAGGGCCTTGGGGCAACCCAGCGAAACGAAGCCGACTTTGGGTGAATTCATGTGTGCGTTCTTTCCTGAATACAAAAGCAGAACGGGCGTGTCAGCCGACACGCCCGTCGTTACAAATCCATTTTAAATCAACTGCCTACTTCTTGTCGTTAGTCGCGCCGGGCGGGAAGCCGAAGCCACTCCACATCGTCTTGGTGCGATCCTGCAATTGCTGCTGCATTTCCACGAACATATTGGTGCTCTGTTCGAGGTAGCTGGTCATCATGTTCTGCATGGCGGGCGCTTGGAACTTCATGAAGTCGCCCCACAGATTCGGGTTATTGCTGGGCGTGCCGTCCTGGTTGTAGAACGTCTTGGACTGCTCTTGCAAACGCTGCTGCATCTGGCTGAACAGCTGCATGTTCTTTTCCAGATAGTTGCCCATCAGACCCTGCATGGCATTGCCATAGATACGGATGATCTGGGTCAGTACGTCGTAGCTAAACATCGGCGCACCACCGCTTTCTTCCTCCAGAATGATCTGGAGCAAGACGCTACGGGTGATGTCTTCATGGGTCTTGGCGTCTTCGACAATGATTTCCACGTTGTCGAGCACAAGCTGTTTGACGTCATCAAGGGTGATATAGCAACTCGTGGCCGTATCGTAGAGCCGACGGTTCGGGTACTTCTTGATGACTCGCCTATCTTTCTCAGCCAAGTTTGTCTCCATTATTTTTTTGAATCAATGACTTAGCAATCAACCCTTGGCGCAATGCCGTCTTGCCGACGAGACGGGTTGTGCGAAGCAGCATAACTATAGCGCAAGCACACAGCCGATGGTGACAGCCGTGCAGTGCGGACAAAACAAAGCCGCCCGAAGGCGGCCTTGCAAGCGGCTACAGCCCACCGGTCAGATGGCGCGACCGGGAATCGCCGACAACAGCTTTTGCGTGTAGGGATGCTTGGGATCGCGGTAGAGCTCGTCCGAGTTGGCGTACTCCACCATTTCACCCTTGTTCATCACCAGCACTTCATCGGAGATGTACTTGACCACACTGAGGTCGTGGGAGATGAACAGATAGCTCATCCCGAACTCGTCCTGCAGATCCTGCAGCAGGTTCAGCACCTGAGCCTGCACCGATACATCCAGCGCCGACACCGATTCGTCACAGACGATGATCTCGGGCTTCATCGTCAAGCAGCGGGCAATGCTGATGCGCTGACGCTGACCACCCGAGAATTCGTGTGGGTACTTGAAGAAGGTGCTATCCGGCATCGACACACGTTGCAGGAGCTCGCGAGCATGGTCTGCGCGGTCCTTGTCGTTATCGAAGATTCCGTGAACGCGCATTGGCTCCATCAGGATGTCGCCCACCGTGAAGCGCGGATTCAGGCTCGCATACGGGTTCTGGAAGATGATATTGAGGCGCTTCTTGAAGGGCTTGTATTCCTTGTCCGAGAGCTGCATCAGATCCTTGCCCTCGAACATGACCTGACCACCTTCGCAGGAATGCAGGCGCAGAATGGTCTTGCCCAGCGTTGTCTTGCCTGAACCCGACTCACCCACGATACCGACTGTCTTGCCCTTGGCGAGTTTGAAGCTCACATCCTTGACCGCTGCCACCTCGCGCTTGCCGAACAGGCCATTGCGCATGGTGTAAGTTTTGGTCAGGTTCTTCACTTCGAGAATGATGGGGTCATCTGCCTTGACGCCACGGGCCCGCTCGCCGGTTGGCAACTCATGCTCACGGCCTTGCAGATAATCCTCCACCACAGGCAAACGCACGGGGCGCTTGTCGATGGTGGGGCGGCAAGCAAGCAGCGCACGAGTGTAAGGGTCCTTGGGCGAGGCAAACACGTCCGCAGCCACGCCTTGCTCCTTGATCACGCCCTGCTGCATCACCACAACGTGATCTGCCATCTCGCGCACGAGTTCGAGATCATGGGTAATGAACAGGATGCTCATGCCGTGCGAGCGCTGGATCTTCTTGAGCAGCTCGATGATCTGCTTCTGTACCGTCACATCGAGTGCGGTGGTGGGTTCATCGGCAATCAGCAGCTTGGGTTCGCAGGCGATGGCCATGGCGATCATCACGCGCTGTTGTTGCCCGCCCGACATTTCATGCGGATAGCTGTCGATACGCTTGTCCGGATCAGGAATACCCACTTCACGCAGCAGCTCGATCGCCCTTTCGCGCGCAGCCTTGCGGCTCAGCGGCTTGTGCAGGCGCAGGGCCTCGACGATCTGGTCGCCAACCCGGTACACCGGGTTCAACGATGTCATCGGATCCTGGAAGATCATCGAAATTTGCTGGCCACAGCGTGCACGACGCTGCAACAGCGTTTCCTTGAGCAAATCCTGGCCTTCGAACAGGATCTGGCTGCCTTCACCAAACTCGGTATTGCTCACAGGCAGCAAGCCCATTACGGCCATGGAGGAAACCGACTTGCCTGAGCCAGACTCACCCACCAATGCCACGGTGCTGTGTTCAGGCACGGCAAAGTCCACACCCTTGAGCGCTTCAAAGCGCTCGCCCTGCCCCATCCGGAAAGTCACACGGAGGTTCTTTACTTCCAGCAGATTCTTGGTCGTCATGACAATTCCTCGGGGTCAGCGGCGCGAAGCCTTGGGGTCCAGCGCATCGCGCAACAGGTCGGTGAACAGACCGAAGGCAACCACGAAGGTGGACATGACCACCGCGACGGTGGCGAGCTGCCACCACTTGCCAAGTACCAGCTCCGGCATCACTTCGTTGATCATGATGCCCCAGGACACGAGATCGGTCGGCACACCCAGACCCAGGAAGGACAGAATGACTTCGGCCTTGATGAAATCCACCACCAGCTGGGAGAGCTGCACCAGAATCAGGTGCGACACGTTCGGCAGGATATGCACGAACATGCGGCGTGTGTCCGAAGCACCGATGGCATCGGCAGCTTGGACGTAGTCACGGCCACGCTGTTTGATGTATTCGGAGCGGATCAGACGATATGTACCCGTCCAGCCCGTGAAGCCCAGAACCAGGATCACCGTGGTAATGCCCTTGCCAAACACTGCGGCAAACGCAAGCACCAGCAGGATGTAAGGCACCGAGGTGAAGATGTTGTAGAACCACTCCAGCAGATCACCCAGCTTGCCGCCAAAGTAACCACCAATCGCGCCCAGCATGGTGCCGATCAAAACCGCCAGCAAGGCAGCCGCCACACCCACCGTGATCGACACCTCACCGGCCTTGATGACCTTGTCGAGAATGTCCCGGCCCCACTTGTCGCCACCCAGCGGCAAGGTCCAGCTGAGCTTGGCCTCACCCTGTTCATATTGCTTGGCCAGCTCGTCGATCTCGGCGTAATACGGCGCGAGCGGGTCCAAGGCTTTCTGCTTCTCATCCACCGGCAGGATTTCCTGGGCAGCAAGGCTGTTCTGCCCCTGCGGATTCGGATGATCCTTGCCCAGGAAGGACGGATTCGCGTAGGAGACACCCTTGTCCTGGTTCCAGTCAGCGGCGATGAGCTCCATGGCAGAGCCTAGGGCAATCAGGAAGTACAGGGCCAGGATGGCCATGCAGACGCGGGCGAGTTTATCGGCCCACAGGCGGCGGCCTGCAGCACGCCAGAAGCCATACGATGCTTGTGCTTGAGTCATGATGGCTGCCTCACTTCAGCTCGACGCGTGGATCAAGCCACTTGTAGAGCAGATCCACCAACAGGTTGACGACCATGGTCAGGATCGCCAGATAAACGGTAATGGCCTTGATGACGGGGAAGTCGCTACGCAACACGGCCGTCACGATCTCTCTACCCAAGCCTGGAATGGAGAACACCATTTCAATCACAAAGGAGCCCACAAACAAGCCCGGCAATTGCAAAGCGAGGTTGGTGGCAATCGGCACGGCAGCATTGCGCAGCACGTGAACGAACATCACGCGATGTTCACTGGCCCCCTTGGCACGCGCAGTACGTGCATAGTCCTGAGTGGTTTCTTCGGCCACAAAGGAGCGATACAGACGCAGGCTGGGCGCTACCGATACGAACAGCAGCAGCAACACCGGCAGCGGTGCATAGGTAGTGACGTTGGTCCAGAAATCATCTGTCCAGCCCAACACGGGGAAGAGTTCGAGCTTGTAGCCGAGCAGCCACTGACCCACCACCACATAAAGCAGCAGGGAGATGGACATGGCTGCGGTGCAGATACCCATCACGGCCCGGTCAGTCAAGGAGCCGCGCCGGTAAGCCACGGCCACGGCAAGACCGGTGGCAATCAAGGCATCGAGCAGCCAGACCTGCAACATCACCGTCAGGGTCACCGGCGCCTTCTGCAGCAGGATGGCCGATACTGCCTCATTGGTACTCCAGCTGTTGCCGAAGTCAAACGTGAACACCTGCTGGGTGAATATCCACAGCTGCATCCATACCGGGGCATTCAACCCCAGCTGATCACGGATGGCCTCGATCTTTTCCTTGCTAGCAATCTTGCCCGCGAGCACAACGGCGGGATCTCCCCCGAAGACGTTGAACAGGAAGAACACCAGCAGAATGACCCCGGCCAGCGTGGGGATCATCTGCCAGATACGGCGAATCAGATAAGCCATCATGGCTGCTTCTCCTGATTGGACTGGCCCGTGATTTCACGGAAGAAGGCATCCGAGTTCGGCTCACGGCCCAGGAACTGGCGCACCAGATCCATCTCGGGCACTTGGGAGCCATTCTCGAGCACGGTGCGGCGGAAACGCAGGCCGGTATCCGTGTTCATCAGGTTGGTACCGAAGGCTGAACGCATATCCAGGGCCAGCACTTCCGACCACATATAGCCGTAATAGCCCGCAGCATACCCCCCGACGATATGACCGAACGCGCCGGGAAACTGGGTGCCCGGCACATGACCCAGCGCGGTTTCGCCTTCCATCTTCACCCACAGTTTCTGCGGATCTTGCGGAATGGGGCCTGCGAGCGCCATGTCATAGGCGGCATACAGCCATTGACGTGCGTACTTGGTACCCTGACCAAAAGCGCGCGCAGCATTGATTTTCTGTACCAGCGACATATCGATGGGCGCACAGCTGCCGCAAGATGCCTGCCACAGAGCCAGCGATGCCGGATCACGCGACCAGGCTTCGAACATCTGCGAAGGCGCCTCTACAAAATCACGCTTGGTATTGGTGCCGGCGTTGAGCGTGTAGCGAGTGCGGCTGAGCACGCCATGCATGATGTGGCCAAACTCATGGAACAGCGTCTCCAGCTCTTCCTGATCAAAACCGGCACGGCTGAAGTTGGTGACCAGCGCCGAGATCGGCGTATTGCCCGTCTTCAGGCTGGACTGGCGTACCGTGAACGCTGCGGCATGCTTGTATTTGCCATCACGCGGGAACAGATCCATGTAGAAGCTGGACAGATACTCGCCGGACGCGGCATCGAATACATCGTAGCCCTTTACATCCTCATGCCAGGTAGCCAGCGCGGTATTGGGCTTGAAGGTCACGCCATACAGCTTGCCGGTAACGGCCATCATCCAGGCAACCGTCGGCTCCGTGGGGAACTGGGCACGCACCACTTCCTGATCAAGGCTGTAACGGCTCTTCTTCAGTCGGCTTTCGTAGAAGAGCTGATCCCAGCGTGTCAGCACTGCCTTGGGATTGCCCGTGTGGGTCGCCTTCAGTTCACGCAATGCAGCGAGCTCGCTCCGCTCGACCGCATTGACCTTCTCTTTCACCTGCTTGAGGAAATCTGCCACCACCTCAGGCTTGCCCACCATGCGCGAACGGGTTGCCAGTTCAGCATAGGAGCGATAGCCCATCAGCGTTGCCTGTCGCTTGCGAAGCTCGGTGACCTCGCGCAGCAAGGCCAGATTCTTGGCGCCACCACGACGCTGGTAGGCGACGTAAAGCGCCTTGCGAACCGCCTCGTCCTCCGCGTTCTCCATTACCGGCAGGTATTCGGGGTAATCGAAACCGACCAGGTACTGACCCTGGGCATTTCGCTTGAAGGTGGCGAGCGTTTCCGCCGGCACGCCTTTCAGTTGCGCTTCGCTGAAAGCAAGTCGCTGCTTGTTTTCCCGGACATTACGTGCGAAGTCCTGCTGCAGCTTTTCCTGGCGAGCCAAGAGGCGTGCAACCTCAGTGCGCTTGGCCTTGGGCAGATTGACACCACGCTCCTCAAAATCGAGCAGCACGCCCTTGAGAGTTTCGGCATCAATCGCATCTGCCGGCTTCAGGGCTTTGAAACGCTTGTAAAGATCCTCGCGCTGCATCAGGCGGTTCACTGCTTCCGACACACGCAGATCACAAGCCTCCTCAGACTGCCGGATGGCCGCATCAGGATGGGTATTGGCGATCAAACCGCCTCCCCACCAGAACTCCACCAGCTTGCCGCTGGCTTGGCTCCACGGCACCAGGACGGTGTCAACCGTTGCCTGCTCCAGTGGCAACTTCTCGATCAGATCAGCTTGCTGGCGGATATCGGCAATCGCCTGATCACACAGCGCCGGTACTTGATCGGCAGGGGAAATGCGGACGGCACCGCGTTCAGCGGCGATGGCGCTGGACACGGACAACGCCAGCGCGAGCGGGATGAGCTTACGCATGCGAACGGCTCCGGTAGGAGTGAATCGACGTGAAGGAATGGACGCTACTTCTTGGCAGCAGCCGCTTTTTGCTTGTCCAGATCAACATCCAGGAACATCCAGTGCGGCATGTTGTCGGGATGCGGCTTGTAGCCCACGACCCAAGGCTGGGCAATGTGGGTACGGATGCGGTTGACGCTATAGATCCAGGGCACATGAGCAGCCACGATGCGGCTCATGTCACGCAGCCGCTCATTGCGCGCCTCCGAAGGCTGCTCCGAAGCAATCTGCTCATAAAGCTTGTCGAAGTCCTTGTTACGGAATCGAGCCTCATTCACCGGACCGGCATTGGGGCCATACAGCAGCTGCATGAAGTTCTCGGCGTCGGGGTAATCCTGCCCCCAGGCACCGCCTGCAAACTGGTAGGTACCGCCTTGACGATTCTTCAGGAAGTCCGAGAAGTTCATCTTCTCGATCGACAACTTGATCTTGATGGCGTTGAAGCCCTTGAGCATCAGCTCTTCCTGATCGCGGCCATCGCTGCCTGTACTCATCATCAACTTGATCGCCAGCGGCTTGCAGCCCGGCTGCTCACGCCAGCCATCGCCGTCGCAATCCTTGTAGCCAAAGCGATCCAGCAAGGCATTGCCGCGCGCAGGACTGAAGCGACCCAGCACGTTCTTGAAGTTGGGATCGTAGCCATTGATCTGCGGCGCCAATGGTGACTGGGCCAGCAAGCCCTGACCATTGCGGATGATCATCAGTTCAGCCATCTGGTTGTAGGCGTAGTTGATGGCACGACGCAGTGCGATCTTCTCGACGCTGCTGCCACCGACAACCGGATCATCCATATTGAACTGATAGTAGGTAATGTCCGCTTCGGCTTCGCGGTAGTAGCGCCAGCCCATCTGCTGGTATTTCTGAGCCAGCTTGTCACCCGGTGCAATCAGTCGTGCATAGTTGAAGCCCAGCCGCGGGTGGGTATCAAGCTGACCGTTCTGGAACGATAGCCAGGAAGCCTGAGGGGTCTCGATAACACGGATATCGATGGTGCCCACGCGAGGGAAAGTCTTGCCGGCAAGCTCGGCGGCAATCTTGGCATCAAAGGTGACGCCAGGGGCCTTCACCGGCTCGTAGCGATAGCCTCGGAAGTTCGGGTTGGCAACCAGGATGATGCGATTGCGACGCTGCCAGGACTTGAGCATGTAAGGGCCGGTACCCACAGGATGGGCCTCGGATGCATCCCCGTAGTGCTCGATGACTTCACGCGCCACCACGCCGGTCGCCGGGGCCGCCGTGATATAGGGCATGTTGTAATCGGGCCGCTTCAACTTGATCTGCAACGTGTAGCGGTCCAGCGCCTTCAGCCCTTCGATGGGCTTGTCGTAGTCAAACTTGCCCGACTTCACAGCTTCGGCAAGCTTCTCGTCAAGACCAATGACCTTACCCTTGAACATGAAGTCCCAAGGTGCGCCACGGCTGGCCGGGTCAACCAGACGCTGGATGGTGTAAACATAATCTTGGGCAACCAACTCACGCTTCTTGCCCTTGAACGCCGGATCATCCGCAAAGTAGATGCCGGGCTTGATCTTGTAGATGAAGGTTTTGCCCTCGTCACGTATCTCCGGCAAATCTGCCGTACGTGGAATCAGGGTCTGGGGACGGGCAAGATAGTCATAGGCCAGCAGCGGCTCGAAAATGCTGCTGTTGATCTCACCTGAGTAATGGTCTGAATACTTGGCCGGGTCAAAACCGGATTCGGGCGCTTCGAAATAGGTGCGAATGGTTTTGGCGGGGTCAGCCGATTGTGCCTGAACAGGGCTAACGGCCAGAAGAAGTACGCCAACAAGGCCGGCAAGATTTGCAGTTTTCATGGTCTGAAGTCGCTGGTAACGGGGCACGGCATGGCACACAGGGAGGATCACCCGCTGAGGCCGCCCGAACGGCATGAAACAACGCAAAAAGGGGCGGCAAGAGCTCGCCGCCCCTCGGACGAAAGTCGATTATCGCTGCTGGGCGTAGTACGACCAGAGTCGAGCCAGATCACCGGTACCATCGGTACCCTTGACTGTCTTGAGCGTCTGTAGCGCCTTGGCCTTCTGCTTGGCCAACACCAGGGCAATACCATAGCGCAGGGTAGCATCCTCTGGACGACGCAGGCCGCCCTTGGCAATGCCCTGCTCCATCAGATTGAGCCCTTTGTCCGGCTGACCCGAAGTCACCAGGTTAAAGCCCAGATTGACCATTTGCGTACCGTCAGCTGCGGCCACTGCAGCGGCCTCGGTTTGAGCCGCGACCTTCTTTTCATCCGCCACACGCTTGTTGGCGAGGTCCATCAGGCGCTTGTGGCGCTCAGCCTCAGCACCGGTACCCATTACGCCTGCGGCATAAGCCTGCTCGACGACATTCTTGGCTTCGGTATTGAAGCCCTCCTGAAGCGACAGCTGAGCCAGCTCCATGTAATCCGTCGTGGTGCTCAGATTGCCCGTGGCCAGCTTGAGGCGATAAACATCAATGGCCAGGCGATCGGAGAAACCGGACTTGCGCTGGATACGATTGATGATGTCTGCCCAGTAAGACTTCTTGGGATAGCGGGCAACCAGCTTCTCCAGCGTCGCCACATAGGCATTTGTGTTATTGAGGCGCAGGTAGGCATTGGCCAGCAGTTGCAGGCGTTCTTCCGAAGAGGCGCGGCCTGCCTTCTCATCTGCACGGACCTGGGCTTCCAGTTCACGTGCTGCGGCACCGACATCACCACTCATGAATTTGAGCTGGGGAATCAGGCCGGTAATCTGCGGATTGGTACCGCCTTCTTTTTCGTAGCGGGCAGCCCACTGCGCGGTACCGTTGTAATTTTTGGCCCGGTAAAACGCACTGACCAAGGCCTCCATGGCCTGCAGTTTCTCGGCGTTACCCATCTTGCCCGTGGCCGATGCCGCTTCGAACGAGACGGCGGCGAGGTTCGCATCACCTGCCGAAGCGGCGGCGAACGTATTCATCCGGTGAACGGAAAATGCCTCAAAGGGAGTCTTGCCAGAAACCGATTCAGCTTCGCGAATTTTCGCGAGCGCTTCCTTGAACTTGCCCGACTTCATCAGTGCGCCAGCAGCCTGTAGCGGCTTGCCAATTTCAGGCCTGACGGCCTCGGCATGTGCGGCTGCGGGACTGGACGACTCGGAGACGAGTACTGGAAAACCGAGAACAGCCCAAAGCAACAGGCCTGCGGAAAAGGAACGCGTAGACATCATGATTCCGACTTTTCCCTACGAGGAGAAAACAAAAAAAGCGGGATGACATCAACTGAATGATGCCATCACCGCCTCACGGGTATTACATAAACTGCTCGTTACCAACCATACCGATCTTGGTAACGCCAATACGCTGCGCTGCTGCCATCACTGCCGCCACATCCTTGTATGGAACAAGTTTGTTGGGGCGGAGATGCACCTCAGGCTGGTCCGGCATGGCCGCGAATTCAGTGAATCGCGTTTCCAGTGCGCCGATACCGGCAAGGGGCGCGCCATCCATATAGATGGTGCCATCAAAGTCGATGTCCACACGGTGAACAATCGGCTCCTGAAGGGGCTTTTTGTCGCTCGGTGGCGGCATATCCAGCTTGACCGAGTGCAACTGCACCGGGATGGTAATGATCAGCATGATCAGCAACACCAGCATCACGTCGATCAGCGGTGTCGTGTTCATCTCGACCATGACATCCGGTTCACCGGAAGAAGAGCCTACGCTCATGCCCATGGCTTATCCCTCATTAGCTAAACTGGTTCAGCCCTTGGGTGGAGGTTCGGTGATAAAGCCGACCTTCACGATCCCTGCGCGCTGACACGCCACCACGACACGGCCCACAAACTCGTAGCGAGCACCCTGATCTCCGCGGATTTGAACTTCCGGCTGCGGAATCTTGGGCGACTCTTCCTTGAGCTTGGCGACCAGCGCCTCTTGGTCAGGAATTAGAACCTGGTTCCAGTAAACGTCACCATCTTTGGTGACCGAAATGTTGATGTTTTCCGGCTTGGTCTCGTTTGCCTTGATTTCTTCACTAGGCAGCGTGACCGGGACAGTGTGGATGGCAACCGGGATGGTGATCAGAAAGATGATCAACAACACCAGCATCACATCCACGAGCGGGGTGGTGTTAATTGCCGACACCACCTCGTCGTCGCCGGACTCCGTTCCGACGTTCATGCCCATGGGTTAGCCCTTTTTGTTGCTCAGCAGAACGCTGTGCAGGTCAGCACCGAAGGCGCGTACTTGTTCCAGACCGGTCTTGTTACGACGGATCAGCCAGTTGTAACCCAGCACGGCAGGCACAGCAACTGCCAGACCGATGGCGGTCATGATCAGCGATTCACCCACGGGACCAGCAACCTTGTCGATCGAAGCCTGACCGGACATACCGATCTTCACCAGAGCGTGGTAGATACCCCAAACGGTACCGAACAGACCCACGAACGGTGCGGTCGAACCCACGGTAGCCAGGAAGGCCAGACCATCGCCGAGACGGCTCTGGATGTTTTCCACGGCGCGCTGGATGGACATGGTGACCCAGCTGTTCTTGTCGATCTGCTCCAGCAGGGCGCCTTCGTGGTGCTCGTTGGCGTTCAGGCCGGTTTCAGCGATGAAGCGGAACGCGCTGTTTTCTTCCAGCGTGGCCACACCAGCCTTGACCGAACCAGCGCTCCAGAAGGTTTCGCGAGCGGCCTTGGCTTGTGCAAACAACTTTTGTTGTTCCCACAGCTTGGTGAACAGGATGTACCAAGTGCCCATGGACATGATGACCATGATCACAAGGGTACCCTTGGCAACGAAGTCAGACTGGGACCACAGGGCTTGCAGGCCGTAGGGGTTATCCGTGGTGACATCAGCGGCGGGGGCGGCAGGTGCTTCTTCAGCGGCAGGGGCAGCTGCTTCTACAGGTGCAGCAGCTTCGACCGGAGCGGCCGCAGCATCGGCGGGGGCAGCAGCGGCATCAGCCGGCGCAGCAGCAGCCGGCGCTTCTTCAGCGTGAGCAGCCTGAGAGACAATGATCGCTGCCGCAGGAGCAGCAGCAAGGGCAACAGCCGCAAACAGTGCGGACAAACGGTTGGCTACAGACATGATGCTTCCAGTTCCTTAGCTAGATGGATTCGGCAGAGCCGAAAGACTTCCCGATTAACACTTGTGATCCGCCCGAAAACTCCCGGGCAGATCACACGCCCAAAAATCATTCTTCCGTGAGATTGAACTCAACAGGGTAATACGTTGTTACATCCTGGCCTTGACCGCGGCACTTCAAGCGCTTCACCGCTGCGACAGCAAGGTTGTTGACCTTCGGATTCGTGGACTTCACGACGCGGGCGCTCTTGATTTCGCCACCACCGCCAATCACCACCTCAACCGTAGCTTCGGCGCGGGTGATTTCTTCGCGGGCTGCGAGCACAACGAACTTGTCCTGCATCTGATCGCCAACTTCGCGAACATTGGAACACAAACCACGCACGCTGGGCGGCTGCGGCGGTGCAGGCTGCGTCGTCACCGGCGCAGGCGCAGGCGCAATAGTGCGCTCAGCGGGAACCTGGCTGGTTGTGGCCGTGATGGTCGGCGCCACAGGCGGCGTCTGAACCTGCACTTCAACCTGCGGAACAAACGACGGCGGCGGTGGCGGCGCCTTGAAATCAGGAGGTGGAGGCGGAGGAATCTCCGGCGGCGGAGGCGGCGGTGCCTCTTCGATGATTTTCGTATCCAGTGGCTTCTGGATGATCTGGATCACCTTGGTGTGCAGACCATTCATCAAGGCATAGCCGATAACAACGTGCAGAAGGATTACC includes the following:
- a CDS encoding M3 family metallopeptidase; the encoded protein is MRKLIPLALALSVSSAIAAERGAVRISPADQVPALCDQAIADIRQQADLIEKLPLEQATVDTVLVPWSQASGKLVEFWWGGGLIANTHPDAAIRQSEEACDLRVSEAVNRLMQREDLYKRFKALKPADAIDAETLKGVLLDFEERGVNLPKAKRTEVARLLARQEKLQQDFARNVRENKQRLAFSEAQLKGVPAETLATFKRNAQGQYLVGFDYPEYLPVMENAEDEAVRKALYVAYQRRGGAKNLALLREVTELRKRQATLMGYRSYAELATRSRMVGKPEVVADFLKQVKEKVNAVERSELAALRELKATHTGNPKAVLTRWDQLFYESRLKKSRYSLDQEVVRAQFPTEPTVAWMMAVTGKLYGVTFKPNTALATWHEDVKGYDVFDAASGEYLSSFYMDLFPRDGKYKHAAAFTVRQSSLKTGNTPISALVTNFSRAGFDQEELETLFHEFGHIMHGVLSRTRYTLNAGTNTKRDFVEAPSQMFEAWSRDPASLALWQASCGSCAPIDMSLVQKINAARAFGQGTKYARQWLYAAYDMALAGPIPQDPQKLWVKMEGETALGHVPGTQFPGAFGHIVGGYAAGYYGYMWSEVLALDMRSAFGTNLMNTDTGLRFRRTVLENGSQVPEMDLVRQFLGREPNSDAFFREITGQSNQEKQP
- a CDS encoding ABC transporter substrate-binding protein, with translation MKTANLAGLVGVLLLAVSPVQAQSADPAKTIRTYFEAPESGFDPAKYSDHYSGEINSSIFEPLLAYDYLARPQTLIPRTADLPEIRDEGKTFIYKIKPGIYFADDPAFKGKKRELVAQDYVYTIQRLVDPASRGAPWDFMFKGKVIGLDEKLAEAVKSGKFDYDKPIEGLKALDRYTLQIKLKRPDYNMPYITAAPATGVVAREVIEHYGDASEAHPVGTGPYMLKSWQRRNRIILVANPNFRGYRYEPVKAPGVTFDAKIAAELAGKTFPRVGTIDIRVIETPQASWLSFQNGQLDTHPRLGFNYARLIAPGDKLAQKYQQMGWRYYREAEADITYYQFNMDDPVVGGSSVEKIALRRAINYAYNQMAELMIIRNGQGLLAQSPLAPQINGYDPNFKNVLGRFSPARGNALLDRFGYKDCDGDGWREQPGCKPLAIKLMMSTGSDGRDQEELMLKGFNAIKIKLSIEKMNFSDFLKNRQGGTYQFAGGAWGQDYPDAENFMQLLYGPNAGPVNEARFRNKDFDKLYEQIASEQPSEARNERLRDMSRIVAAHVPWIYSVNRIRTHIAQPWVVGYKPHPDNMPHWMFLDVDLDKQKAAAAKK
- a CDS encoding lipopolysaccharide assembly protein LapB, which translates into the protein MSTRSFSAGLLLWAVLGFPVLVSESSSPAAAHAEAVRPEIGKPLQAAGALMKSGKFKEALAKIREAESVSGKTPFEAFSVHRMNTFAAASAGDANLAAVSFEAASATGKMGNAEKLQAMEALVSAFYRAKNYNGTAQWAARYEKEGGTNPQITGLIPQLKFMSGDVGAAARELEAQVRADEKAGRASSEERLQLLANAYLRLNNTNAYVATLEKLVARYPKKSYWADIINRIQRKSGFSDRLAIDVYRLKLATGNLSTTTDYMELAQLSLQEGFNTEAKNVVEQAYAAGVMGTGAEAERHKRLMDLANKRVADEKKVAAQTEAAAVAAADGTQMVNLGFNLVTSGQPDKGLNLMEQGIAKGGLRRPEDATLRYGIALVLAKQKAKALQTLKTVKGTDGTGDLARLWSYYAQQR
- a CDS encoding biopolymer transporter ExbD; translated protein: MSVGSSSGEPDVMVEMNTTPLIDVMLVLLIMLIITIPVQLHSVKLDMPPPSDKKPLQEPIVHRVDIDFDGTIYMDGAPLAGIGALETRFTEFAAMPDQPEVHLRPNKLVPYKDVAAVMAAAQRIGVTKIGMVGNEQFM
- a CDS encoding biopolymer transporter ExbD, which codes for MGMNVGTESGDDEVVSAINTTPLVDVMLVLLIIFLITIPVAIHTVPVTLPSEEIKANETKPENINISVTKDGDVYWNQVLIPDQEALVAKLKEESPKIPQPEVQIRGDQGARYEFVGRVVVACQRAGIVKVGFITEPPPKG
- a CDS encoding MotA/TolQ/ExbB proton channel family protein translates to MQALWSQSDFVAKGTLVIMVIMSMGTWYILFTKLWEQQKLFAQAKAARETFWSAGSVKAGVATLEENSAFRFIAETGLNANEHHEGALLEQIDKNSWVTMSIQRAVENIQSRLGDGLAFLATVGSTAPFVGLFGTVWGIYHALVKIGMSGQASIDKVAGPVGESLIMTAIGLAVAVPAVLGYNWLIRRNKTGLEQVRAFGADLHSVLLSNKKG